GGCGAGGTCGATGCCGTCCTGACCTTCGTGGAACTGCGGGCGATGCTCCGCCTGCACGGGGTCAGCCCGCTGTCGGTGAACGGATCGGAGTTTGATCCGCCTCACGCGGGGACCGGAGCCCTGTTCGCGATCAGCCGGGGCATGCTCCAGGCCGCCGGCATGAGCGAGGATCTGGCCGTCGGAGAAGTGGTTTCGGCGGACGGCCGGGACGGCTTTGTGGACGCGATCAAGGAGTTCGAGGCGGGGGATCTGGACGCCCGGCTGCTCGAGGTACTGTGCTGCAAGGGCTGCATCATGGGCGCCGGGATGAGCAGCCAGTTACCGCTGTTCAATCGTCGGTCGTGCGTGAGCCACTACGTGCGGCACCGATTGAAGACGCTCGATCCGGGGGCGGCGAAGGCCGAGCTGGCCCGGTTCGCCAACCTGGACTTGAGCCGCGTCTACCAGCTGAACGACCAGCGGGTGGCGTCACCCTCGCTGGTGGAGCTCCAGGCGATCCTGGAGCGGATCGGCAAGCGCCGCCCGGAAGACGAACTGAACTGCGGGGCCTGCGGGTATGAAACCTGTCGCGAGCACGCGGTGGCGATCCACAAGGGCCTCGCCGAAAGCGAGATGTGTCTGCCCTACACCATCGACCGCCTGCGGAGAGTGGTGGACAAGCTGGCCATCTCGCACCAGGAGCTGGCCAGCGCTCGCGAAGCCCTCACCCACTCGGAGAAACTGGCGAGCATGGGGCAGCTGGCCGCGGGCATCGCCCACGAGCTCAATAACCCCCTGGGTGTGGTGATCATGTTCGCCCACCTGCTTCTGGAAGAGATCGGCAAGGACGGCAAGAGCCGCGAAGACCTGCAGACGATCGTGGAAAACGCCGACCGCTGCAAGAAGATCGTCTCCGGCCTACTGCACTTCGCCCGCCAGAACAAGGTGACGCTTGCTCCGACCGACCTTCATGAACTGGTCGATCGGGTGGTTCGAACGCTGGTGGTACCGGAGAACGTCACCCTGCGGGTCGAACACGAGCACGAGGAAGAAAACGCCGACGTGGATCGGGACCAGATCGCCCAGATCCTGACCAATCTGGTCAGCAATGCCCAGGCGGCCATGCCCGAGGGGGGTACACTCACCATCCAGACCGGCGGCGACGAGAAAAACATCCAGCTCAAGGTGGCCGACGCCGGCGTCGGCATCAGCCCGGAGAACCGAGCCAAGATCTTCGACCCGTTCTTCACCACGAAGGGCGTGGGCAAGGGCACCGGACTGGGTCTGGCGGTAACCTACGGCATCGTGAAGATGCACCGCGGCCAGATCAGCCTGGAATCGAACGATCAGCCGGCCAAAGGGCCGACGGGGACGACTTTCACCGTGGTGCTGCCTCGACAGGCGGCCAGAGGCTAGAGTGACGGCACCGGATCCCCGCGAACCGGTGCCCGAGGAATGCGACGATGGCAACGAAGATTCTTGTGGTGGATGATGACATCGATTACCTCGCCCAGACCCAGGCCCAGCTCGAGGCCGCCGGGTTCGAGGTGACGACCGCCGAGACGGTCGACGCCGCTCGCGAGCTGATCGGCAAGCGGAAACCGGATCTGGCGGTCGTCGATCTGATGATGGAGAACTTCGACGACGGCTTCCGGCTCTGCCATGCCATCAAGAAAGCGGACGCGTCCATTCCGGTCATCCTGGTGACCGCGGTGGCCAGCGAGACCGGCATCGATTTCGACGCCTCGACCCAGGAAGAGCGATCCTGGATCAAGGCCGACGCGGTGCTGGACAAACCCATCCGCTTCGAGCAGCTGCAACGCGAAATTGATCGACTACTCCACAAGTGAGCCGGCCATGGAAAACCTGAAACTCCTGGTAACGGATGACGAGCGCGAGATGCGCCGAGCGGTTGAACGCGCCTTGTCCGCGTACAGGGTGCGGCTTCCCGAGGTCGATGGTGAGGTCGGCTTCGTCGTGCAACAGGCCGCCAGCGGCGAGGAGGCCCTGGAGAAGATCACCCAGAGCCCCCCGGACATCCTGCTCCTGGATTTCAAGATGGGCGGCATGACCGGACTCGACGTGCTGGACGCACTCGCCCACCAGGAGCGCGACATGCTCACCGTCATGGTCACTGCCTACGCTTCCCTCGAGACCGCGGTGACCGCAACCAAGCGCGGGGCGTTCGATTTCATCGCCAAGCCGTTCACTCCGACCGAGTTGAAGGATACGATTCGCAAGGTCGCCAGCCACCTGATGGCCCAGCGGCAGGCCCGAACCCTCGCCCGCGAGAAACGCCAGGTCCGCTTCCAGTTCATCTCCGTGCTGGCCCACGAGCTGAAGGCACCCCTGGGGGCAATCGAGGGCTACCTGAAAATCCTGGGAGACCCGAAGTTCCGAAGCGACCCGGGCGCGATCGATCGAATGATCCAGCGGTGCTTGGTGCGCTCCGAGGCAATGAAGAAACTGATCTACGACCTGCTCGACCTGACCCGAATCGAGTCCGGCCAGAAGAGGCGCGAACTGGTCGAGGTCGATCTGGCCCAGGTGGCTCGCACCTCGATCGAGACACTCCGCCCGGACGCCGCGGCCCGGGGGATCACCATCGAACTGCATGTCGAAGGGACGCAGATCATGTCCGCCGACCGCGGCGAGATCGAGATTATTCTCAACAACCTGGTCTCCAACGCGGTGAAGTACAACCGGGACGGCGGACGAGTGGACGTTACCCTTGCCCAGGAGGGCGACTTCGAGATCCTCACCGTATCCGATACGGGCATCGGCATGACCGAGGAGGAGGCGGGCAAGCTCTTCAACGACTTCGTCCGCATCAAGAACCGCAAGACCAAGAACGTTCTCGGCAGCGGCCTGGGGCTGTCGATCGTGAAGAAGCTAGCGATGCTGTACGGGGGTGCGGCCACGGTGGCCAGTACCCCCGACGTCGGCAGCACTTTCACCATCCGGCTCAGCCGGCAGTCCGCGATACCAACCGATGGCAATCACACGACAACACATCCTGCGGTGGCTGCGGGAGGATGACCTCCGGCGGCTCGCCCAACTGTGGCAACAGGCCGACCAGGTACGCCGCGACAACGTCGGGGATCAGGTCCACCTCCGTGGGCTGGTCGAGTTCTCGAACCACTGCGTTCGTTCCTGCGGCTATTGCGGCCTGCGTCTGGGAAACGAAGTCATCGCCCGGTATCGCATGACTGCGGACGGCATCCTCGCCAGCGCCCATCAGGCCGTTCGCTTCGGTTACGGGACGCTGGTCCTGCAATCCGGGGAGGACGAAGAGACCTCCACCCGGTGGATGGCCTCGGTCGTCCACCGCATCAAGCGTGAGACCCCCCTGGCAGTGACACTCAGCCTCGGCGAACGAAGCAGAGACGATCTGGCCTGCTGGCGAGAGGCGGGGGCCGACCGCTATCTGCTGCGTTTCGAGACCTCCAACCAGGAACTGTTCGACAAGATCCACCCCTCGCTGCCCGGCCAGCACTCCGACCGCATCGCCATCTTGCACCAGTTGCGGGAGTTGAGCTATGAAGTCGGCAGCGGGGTCATGATCGGCATTCCCGGCCAAACCTACGACGATCTGGCCAACGACATCGAGCTGTTCCGGCAGCTGCGATTGGACATGATCGGTGTCGGACCTTACCTGCCCCATCCGGCGACACCGCTGGGGCAGTTCGGCGACCGACTGGCGGCCCCCCCGGGCGAACAGGTTCCCAACAGCGAGGAGATGACCTACAAGGTCGTTGCCCTCGCTCGCCTGGTATGCCCAAAAGCGAACATTCCAAGCACCACCGCACTGGCCACCGTCAACAGCGAAGAGGGCCGCGAGCTTGGCCTACAACGCGGGGCCAATGTGGTCATGCCCAATCTCACCCCCCTAGAATATAGGCGGCTTTAC
The Phycisphaerae bacterium genome window above contains:
- a CDS encoding 4Fe-4S binding protein, whose product is MPLVTTIREHCRVCYTCVRECPAKAIRISEGQAEVLHERCIGCGNCVRVCSQNAKQVQTSIPAVDVLLASGAKVAACLAPSFPAEFDDIEYRRLVGMLRSLGFQLVVETAFGADLVADRYRRLFEEDHSRRYIATSCPAIVGYVERYHPNLVGSLAPIVSPMIATARALRHLHGSELKVVFIGPCIAKKGEAGTQEVEGEVDAVLTFVELRAMLRLHGVSPLSVNGSEFDPPHAGTGALFAISRGMLQAAGMSEDLAVGEVVSADGRDGFVDAIKEFEAGDLDARLLEVLCCKGCIMGAGMSSQLPLFNRRSCVSHYVRHRLKTLDPGAAKAELARFANLDLSRVYQLNDQRVASPSLVELQAILERIGKRRPEDELNCGACGYETCREHAVAIHKGLAESEMCLPYTIDRLRRVVDKLAISHQELASAREALTHSEKLASMGQLAAGIAHELNNPLGVVIMFAHLLLEEIGKDGKSREDLQTIVENADRCKKIVSGLLHFARQNKVTLAPTDLHELVDRVVRTLVVPENVTLRVEHEHEEENADVDRDQIAQILTNLVSNAQAAMPEGGTLTIQTGGDEKNIQLKVADAGVGISPENRAKIFDPFFTTKGVGKGTGLGLAVTYGIVKMHRGQISLESNDQPAKGPTGTTFTVVLPRQAARG
- a CDS encoding response regulator, with translation MATKILVVDDDIDYLAQTQAQLEAAGFEVTTAETVDAARELIGKRKPDLAVVDLMMENFDDGFRLCHAIKKADASIPVILVTAVASETGIDFDASTQEERSWIKADAVLDKPIRFEQLQREIDRLLHK
- a CDS encoding response regulator; the encoded protein is MENLKLLVTDDEREMRRAVERALSAYRVRLPEVDGEVGFVVQQAASGEEALEKITQSPPDILLLDFKMGGMTGLDVLDALAHQERDMLTVMVTAYASLETAVTATKRGAFDFIAKPFTPTELKDTIRKVASHLMAQRQARTLAREKRQVRFQFISVLAHELKAPLGAIEGYLKILGDPKFRSDPGAIDRMIQRCLVRSEAMKKLIYDLLDLTRIESGQKRRELVEVDLAQVARTSIETLRPDAAARGITIELHVEGTQIMSADRGEIEIILNNLVSNAVKYNRDGGRVDVTLAQEGDFEILTVSDTGIGMTEEEAGKLFNDFVRIKNRKTKNVLGSGLGLSIVKKLAMLYGGAATVASTPDVGSTFTIRLSRQSAIPTDGNHTTTHPAVAAGG
- the hydE gene encoding [FeFe] hydrogenase H-cluster radical SAM maturase HydE, whose product is MAITRQHILRWLREDDLRRLAQLWQQADQVRRDNVGDQVHLRGLVEFSNHCVRSCGYCGLRLGNEVIARYRMTADGILASAHQAVRFGYGTLVLQSGEDEETSTRWMASVVHRIKRETPLAVTLSLGERSRDDLACWREAGADRYLLRFETSNQELFDKIHPSLPGQHSDRIAILHQLRELSYEVGSGVMIGIPGQTYDDLANDIELFRQLRLDMIGVGPYLPHPATPLGQFGDRLAAPPGEQVPNSEEMTYKVVALARLVCPKANIPSTTALATVNSEEGRELGLQRGANVVMPNLTPLEYRRLYEIYPSKACIQERAEDCHHCLSHRIAAIGREVGSGRGDSASHRHRSTPADPG